TCACAAACGTCATCGCGAACAGCATCGCAACCGACGGCCCCGCGCCTCGAAGCCCGGAGGAGATTGCGACGACCATGATTCCGGCGATCGCGGCGCGGCGGGCCCCGGCGCGCGCGATCAGCAGCGAGCCGGGGACCGCCGCGGCGGCCATAAGCAGCACGGGCAGGCTGGTCAGAACGCCCACCCCGGTCTCGCTGAGACGAAGATCGCGGTGGATTAGGGTCAGCACCGGCGGGACCGCGAGGAGCGTCACCCGCATGTCGATGCCGGCGAGCCAGAGCACGGCGAGACGCAGAAGCGTGGCACGGTCCGAGACCGTCCCCGCCGCCGTGCCCCGCGGGGCGGCCGCCGCCGGGCGGCCGTCCGGCGTCAAGACGCGTCGGGCCGCCGCGCCTCGAGGTCCCGCACCACTCGGATCGACGGCGCGGTGGGTCCTACCATGGATCCGAGTAGCGCTCTTCCTTCCAGGGGTCGCCGCGGATATTGTAGCCGTTCTGTTCCCAGAAGCCGGGACGCTCCTCGCGCAGCAGTTCCAACCCGCGCACCCACTTGGCGCTCTTCCAGAAGTACAGGTGCGGCACGACCAGCCGGCACGGGCCGCCGTGCTCGGCCGCAAGCGGGCGGCTGTCGTGGGTGAACGCGAACACGTTGTCGTCCCGCGCGAGGTCGTCGAGCCGGAGGTTCGTCGTGTACCCGCCGTACGAGTGGACCATGACGAACGACGCGCCGGGACGCGGCCGCGCGCGGTCGAGCACCTCCCGCACGGAGACGCCCTCGAAGACGTTGTCGTACCGGGACCAGGCGGTCACGCAGTGGATGTCGCACGGGACGCGGGTGCGCGGGAGGGTGCCGAACTCCTCCCACGTCCAGCGGCGGGGCGTCTCGACGTCGCCTTCAACCGTGAAGACCCAGGTCGCGAGGTCGATGCGCGGAATGCCCCCGTAGTGGAGGACCGGCCACTTCTGGGTCACCGACTGACCAGGCGGCAGTCGCGGAGTGTCCATGCCACGTCCTTCGTCTTGGGCCGCGGCCGCCCCTGGGGAGCCCGCCGGCCGTCGGGAGCGCCTCAGGAACCGGTCGGCTTACGGTTTCGGGTGCTGCACGCCCTCCAGTTGGGTCGGCGCTGCGGGAGCAGGGAGCACCGGGGTTGCGGCGCGCTCGGGCGACGACGGGATGGCATGGCCGGTCGAGGCGAGGGTCTCGGGCAGCAGGAATGCGCCCTGTGCGTGCAGGCCGGCCTGCAACTCGTGGATCATCGCCGGCTGATCGGCGAGCTGCCGGACGGACACCCGCCGCTCGAGCGACAGGACCGCGGCGAGGCCGGCGGCCTGGCCCTCCTCCATGGTCGTCGGCGCCACGCGGCAGGACGCCGCCGCGGCGTAGGTCGCCGAGATGGCCCGGCTGGCCATGATCAGGTTGGCCGTCCCGAACGGCACGAGCGAGCGGAACGGGATCGTGTAGACGAACCGCTTCGGCGCGTACGGGTTCAACTCGCCGGGCTTGTACGGGTGAATGTCGATCGGGTAGCTCGCGACGCCGACGGCGTCCCAGAACACGCGGCTATTGACGATGTCCGAAGCCGTCAGCGTGTACAGTCCGCGGATGTGCCGCGTCTCACGAATGTACAGGTAGTCCGCCGTGCGCACGAGCGTCGCCTTCCCGAACCCCGGCGCGGTCTCGCGCAGGAACGCCACGAGCGAGGGCAGCTCGGCCTTG
This sequence is a window from bacterium. Protein-coding genes within it:
- a CDS encoding sulfite oxidase-like oxidoreductase codes for the protein MDTPRLPPGQSVTQKWPVLHYGGIPRIDLATWVFTVEGDVETPRRWTWEEFGTLPRTRVPCDIHCVTAWSRYDNVFEGVSVREVLDRARPRPGASFVMVHSYGGYTTNLRLDDLARDDNVFAFTHDSRPLAAEHGGPCRLVVPHLYFWKSAKWVRGLELLREERPGFWEQNGYNIRGDPWKEERYSDPW